A DNA window from Cutaneotrichosporon cavernicola HIS019 DNA, chromosome: 2 contains the following coding sequences:
- a CDS encoding uncharacterized protein (zinc finger) codes for MQQTPSFLPIPGGHKPSPHRQASFGTGGAEGSSRWGEGGMLISSTPPNASPSSNPHSGFHPGSYGAPLSFSALALGATQPGSSPYSSSMAMSISPPRWGGPGSLGGFGGGSFVGSVGALGTSYGRNADSRQREIEASFVKDLTCCGRQLSGLHELLEHYEEEHANLAPDMRMAAINAVQSNSNGVKRSFTPNTTSVSMNHSDVPVLPGMMDMDMDEPSPTHTGMYPQASVNINLGSSTTAASPWAGIFRGATNIHPPACVPPSLLSYAPPPPATPVQPVPTPPQQPPQTQTPTTPTQAQPQLKLSQAEIEARVFKKAVKKAEQRAVKEIGSEEDPDAPTEKRFRCPIEGCGKVYKQANGLKYHLTRSINSGHGNVAAMGGLLSLLGEDKM; via the exons atGCAGCAGACACCAAGCTTCCTGCCCATCCCGGGCGGCCATAAGCCATCTCCCCACCGCCAAGCTAGCTTTGGCACCGGTGGTGCCGAGggctcgtcgcgctggggcgagggcggcatgCTGATCTCGAG CACGCCACCTAACGCGTCACCCAGCTCGAACCCCCACAGCGGCTTCCACCCGGGATCGTACGGTGCACCATTATCGTTCTCAGCCCTCGCGCTAGGCGCAACTCAGCCAGGCTCGTCACCGTACTCGAGCAGCATGGCCATGAGCATCTCTCCCCCACGATGGGGCGGTCCGGGCAGCCTTGGAGGctttggcggcggcagctTCGTAGGCAGTGTCGGTGCGCTTGGCACGAGCTATGGGCGGAACGCAGATAGCCGCCAACGCGAGATCGAAGCGAGCTTCGTCAAGGATCTGACGTGTTGTGGGCGCCAGCTGTCGGGCCTCCACGAATTGTTAGAACA ctacgaggaggagcatgCCAACCTCGCGCCAGACATGCGCATGGCCGCCATTAATGCGGTGCAGTCCAACAGCAATGGTGTCAAGCGTAGCTTCACGCCGAACACCACGAGCGTGTCTATGAACCACAGCGATGTGCCCGTCCTGCCAGGCATGAtggacatggacatggacgagccctcgccgacgcacACCGGCATGTACCCCCAGGCCAGCGTCAACATCAATCTTGgatcgtcgacgacggctgCGAGTCCGTGGGCAGGCATCTTCCGCGGCGCAACCAACATCCATCCCCCAGCTTGTGTGCCTCCTAGCCTCCTTTCGTACGCtcccccaccaccagcaACACCTGTCCAGCCAGTACCGACACCACCGCAACAGCCGCCCCAGACCCAGACTCCTACGACACCGACCCAAGCCCAACCGCAACTCAAGCTCTCGCAGGCCGAGATTGAGGCACGAGTGTTCAAGAAGGCGGTTAAGAAGGCTGAACAGCGCGCAGTCAAGGAAATCGGTAGCGAGGAAGACCCCGAC GCTCCCACCGAGAAGCGCTTCCGGTGCCCAATAGAGGGCTGCGGCAAGGTGTACAAGCAGGCCAACGGCTTGAAATACCACCTCACCAGGAGTATCAACTCTGGGCACGGCAACGTTGCGGCCATGGGTGGGTTGCTGTCCCTGCTCGGCGAAGACAAGATGTAG
- the MRT4 gene encoding uncharacterized protein (Component of the ribosome assembly machinery. Nuclear paralog of the ribosomal protein P0, it binds pre-60S subunits at an early stage of assembly in the nucleolus, and is replaced by P0 in cytoplasmic pre-60S subunits and mature 80S ribosomes) produces MPKSKRQRVTTLTKTPGRTTRASKVALVNEIRSNIDKFEHVWLFSVGDMRNEGLKEVRQQWRGTGRFFLGKTRVMAKALGTDPETEYAEGLAELGKRLNGELGLFLTSHPVDETIEWFQTWHKQEYARQGHAATKDVSLPEGPLLTPWTEDNSGDPFPHSMDPQLRQLGLDTKLIRGVPSIANAHILCRKGEKLSSEKCRILKLLAIQMADFRINLGSRWTKDSGFVQGEELEAGNLSGDEMEED; encoded by the exons ATGCCCAAGTCGAAACGCCAGCGCGTGACCACCCTCACCAAGACACCAGGGCgcacgacgcgcgcgtccaAGGTGGCGCTCGTCAACGAGATCCGCTCCAACATTGACAAGTTTGAGCACGTGTGGCTGTTCAGCGTTGGTGACATGCGCAACGAGGGTCTCAAGGAGGTGCGCCAGCAGTGGCGTGGGACCGGGCGCTTCTTCCTTGGCAAGACGCGTGTCATGGCCAAGGCGCTCGGTACCGACCCAGAGACCGAGTACGCCGAGGGGCTGGctgagctcggcaag CGTTTGAACGGGGAGCTCGGGTTGTTCCTCACGTCGCATCCCGTGGACGAGACGATCGAGTGGTTCCAGACGTGGCACAAGCAGGAGTACGCGCGTCAGGGGCACGCGGCGACCAAGGACGTCTCGCTCCCCGAGGGCCCGCTGCTCACCCCGTGGACCGAGGACAACTCTGGTGACCCATTCCCACACTCGATGGACCCCCAGCTgcgccagctcggcctcgacaccAAGCTTATCCGTGGCGTGCCGAGCATTGCCAACGCCCACATCCTCTGCCGTAAGGGCGAGAAGCTGAGCTCGGAAAAGTGCCGCATCCTCAAGCTGCTGGCAATCCAGATGGCCGACTTCCGCATCAACCTCGGGTCCCGGTGGACCAAGGACTCTGGGTTTGTGCAGGgtgaggagctggaggcCGGCAACCTTTCGGGTGACGAAATGGAGGAGGACTAG